The Musa acuminata AAA Group cultivar baxijiao chromosome BXJ2-2, Cavendish_Baxijiao_AAA, whole genome shotgun sequence genome has a segment encoding these proteins:
- the LOC103972631 gene encoding endoglucanase 11-like: MLGSHVVKTFRILPISFVILLLPAATGAAYDYREALSKSLLYFEAQRSGHLPYHQRITWRGHSGLTDGLEQGVDLVGGYYDAGDHVKFGLPMAFTITMLSWGVMENGDAIAAAGEFEHSLEAIKWGTDYFIKAHTHPNVLWAEVGDGDTDHYCWQRPDDMTTSRQAYKIDAEHPGSELAGETAAAMAAASIVFKKTNPRYSHLLLRHAQQLFEFGNKYRGRYHLSVPAAKSYYPSLSGYGDELLWAALWLHRATGREYYLQYAVDKAYTLGGATWAISEFSWDIKYAGVQILASKLLMEGGGGRVQDQQRNTLQQYRSKAEHYLCSCLGMSSNDSNVRRTPGGLLFVRRWNNMQYVAGAAFLLIVFSDQLALAHEDLHCPRGSLSPQEVLSFAKAQLDYVLGSNPMGISYMVGFGPLYPTRVHHRAASTVPYKEDKSFIGCAQGYDAWFGRQMPNPNVLVGAIVGGPGAQDEFRDVRGNYMQTEACTYNTAQMVGVFARFSQPERR, translated from the exons ATGCTTGGGAGTCATGTTGTCAAAACCTTTAGGATCCTGCCGATCTCGTTCGTAATTCTCCTTCTCCCTGCCGCCACCGGGGCTGCATACGACTACCGCGAGGCCCTGTCGAAGAGCCTGCTCTACTTCGAGGCGCAGCGCTCCGGCCATCTTCCTTATCACCAGCGCATCACCTGGCGCGGTCACTCCGGCCTCACCGATGGCCTCGAACAAGGA GTTGATTTGGTTGGAGGATACTACGACGCAGGAGACCACGTAAAGTTCGGCCTGCCGATGGCTTTCACCATAACCATGTTGTCTTGGGGTGTCATGGAGAACGGGGATGCGATCGCGGCGGCCGGGGAGTTCGAGCACTCGTTGGAGGCGATCAAATGGGGGACTGATTACTTCATCAAAGCCCACACTCACCCCAACGTCCTCTGGGCCGAG GTCGGAGACGGCGACACCGACCACTACTGTTGGCAAAGGCCAGACGACATGACCACGTCGAGACAAGCGTACAAGATCGACGCGGAGCACCCGGGATCAGAGCTAGCAGGAGAGACAGCAGCAGCCATGGCGGCTGCGTCCATCGTGTTCAAGAAGACCAACCCACGCTACTCTCACCTCCTACTGCGTCACGCCCAACAG CTGTTCGAGTTCGGGAACAAGTACAGAGGCCGCTACCATCTCAGCGTGCCGGCGGCGAAGAGCTACTACCCATCGCTGAGTGGCTACGGCGACGAGCTGCTGTGGGCGGCGCTGTGGCTCCACCGGGCGACGGGAAGAGAGTATTACTTGCAGTACGCGGTCGACAAAGCGTACACGTTGGGCGGGGCCACATGGGCCATTTCAGAGTTCAGCTGGGACATCAAATACGCCGGCGTTCAAATTCTTGCGTCCAAG CTGCTGATGGAAGGAGGCGGAGGACGTGTTCAAGACCAGCAAAGAAACACACTGCAGCAGTACCGATCTAAAGCAGAGCATTACTTGTGCTCCTGCCTCGGCATGAGCAGCAACGACAGCAACGTGCGCCGCACCCCTGGTGGCCTCCTCTTCGTCCGCCGGTGGAACAACATGCAGTACGTGGCCGGCGCCGCCTTCCTCCTCATCGTTTTCTCCGACCAGCTCGCGCTGGCCCACGAAGATCTGCACTGTCCCCGGGGTTCGCTCAGCCCGCAGGAAGTGCTCTCCTTCGCCAAGGCCCAGTTGGACTACGTCCTCGGCTCCAACCCAATGGGCATCAGCTACATGGTGGGCTTCGGGCCCCTGTACCCCACCAGGGTACACCACCGAGCGGCTTCCACCGTGCCTTACAAGGAGGACAAGTCCTTCATCGGCTGCGCCCAGGGCTACGACGCGTGGTTCGGCCGGCAAATGCCGAACCCCAACGTGCTCGTCGGCGCCATCGTCGGCGGCCCGGGCGCCCAGGACGAGTTCAGGGACGTGAGGGGGAACTACATGCAGACGGAGGCGTGCACGTACAACACGGCGCAGATGGTCGGAGTGTTCGCGAGGTTTTCTCAGCCGGAGAGACGATGA
- the LOC135605437 gene encoding mitogen-activated protein kinase kinase kinase NPK1-like codes for MQDLFGSVRRSLVFRPNPNGNDGGGGNGGGGIAEKIGSCLRKSRIGLGLGFGGSAPRLPPPHPVETDDALPIRWRKGELIGCGAFGHVYMGMNLDSGELLAVKQVLIGTSNASKEKAQAHIRELEEEVKLLKKLSHPNIVRYLGTAREEETLNILLEFVPGGSISSLLGKFGSFPEAVIRMYTKQLLQGLDYLHRNGIIHRDIKGANILVDNKGCIKLADFGASKQVAKLATMNAAKSMKGTPYWMAPEVILQTGHSFSADIWSVGCTVIEMATGKPPWSQQYQEVAALFHIGTTKSHPPIPEHLSSEAKDFLLKCLQKEPNLRATASDLLQHPFVTKEFQDMHPIHRSAVVEPPKNVSLPSKSFTKNNNTIMAESATSCEGLDNSINGSGSCSTSFPGKFSSRPIWEMSSRGDMCRLDDKDDFPVVGSSFNPMSEPFDDWPNEFDYSSEQRKMALDDFGETAMDDACSREGKNDFTFPCEPVPDDDDEVIESKIRAFLDEKALDLKKLQTPLYEEFFNSLNNNNEPCAGKKCEENTSKILKLPPKSKTSPNNMVSGKTAPVADMTNKLSPGSCSRRVSSSGDESDRVLKEISPQLNEWGGPLQDAQQEPNCPSDNFSERQRKWKEELDQELERQREMMRQAGYGKTSSPKDGWLARKRDRIRFTSSGK; via the exons ATGCAAGACCTCTTCGGATCGGTGCGCAGATCCCTCGTGTTCCGTCCAAACCCTAATGGAAACGATGGCGGCGGCGGAAATGGCGGTGGAGGAATAGCGGAAAAGATCGGATCTTGCCTCAGGAAGTCCCGGATCGGACTGGGGCTAGGTTTCGGGGGGTCTGCCCCCAGACTCCCTCCCCCGCATCCGGTGGAGACCGATGACGCACTCCCGATCCGGTGGCGAAAGGGCGAACTCATCGGTTGTGGCGCCTTCGGCCATGTCTACATGGGTATGAATCTCGATTCTGGGGAGCTGCTTgccgtgaaacag GTCTTGATCGGGACTAGCAATGCTTCCAAGGAGAAAGCTCAG GCTCATAtaagggagcttgaggaagaagtaAAACTTCTAAAGAAACTTTCTCATCCAAATATAGTG AGATATTTGGGAACAGCTAGGGAGGAGGAGACACTAAATATTTTGTTGGAGTTCGTCCCAGGCGGATCCATCTCATCATTACTTGGAAAATTTGGGTCCTTCCCAGAGGCT GTTATAAGAATGTATACCAAGCAGCTATTGCAGGGGCTCGACTATCTTCATCGAAATGGAATCATACACAGGGACATAAAG GGGGCCAACATTCTCGTGGATAACAAGGGTTGCATTAAGCTAGCAGATTTTGGGGCATCTAAACAAGTAGCGAAGTTG GCAACTATGAATGCAGCCAAGTCAATGAAGGGTACTCCATACTGGATGGCACCAGAAGTAATTCTTCAAACTGGGCATAGCTT CTCAGCTGATATATGGAGTGTTGGTTGCACTGTTATAGAGATGGCTACAGGTAAGCCTCCCTGGAGTCAGCAATATCAAGAG GTTGCTGCCCTTTTCCACATCGGAACAACAAAGTCTCATCCTCCTATACCCGAACATCTCTCTTCAGAGGCCAAGGATTTTCTTTTGAAATGCTTACAGAA GGAACCCAACTTGAGGGCTACTGCATCTGATTTGCTGCAG CATCCATTTGTTACCAAGGAATTTCAGGATATGCATCCAATACATCGCTCTGCAGTTGTG GAACCCCCTAAAAATGTATCCCTGCCATCCAAATCATTCACAAAGAACAA CAATACTATAATGGCTGAGAGTGCAACTAGCTGTGAAGGATTGGACAATAGCATTAATGGCAGCGGAAGCTGCTCTACTAGCTTTCCTGGAAAGTTTTCCAGCAGACCTATATGGGAGATGAGTTCTCGTGGTGATATGTGCCGGTTGGATGACAAAGATGATTTCCCAGTTGTTGGATCG AGTTTCAACCCGATGTCTGAGCCCTTTGATGACTGGCCAAACGAGTTTGATTATAGTTCAGAGCAAAGAAAAATGGCCTTGGATGACTTTGGTGAAACTGCCATGGATGATGCCTGCAGTAGAGAAGGGAAAAATGATTTCACATTCCCTTGTGAGCCGGTgccagatgatgatgatgaagtaaTAGAGTCAAAGATAAGAGCTTTTCTGGATGAGAAG GCCCTTGATCTAAAGAAGCTGCAGACACCCCTATATGAGGAGTTCTTCAATAGCCTGAATAACAACAACGAGCCATGCGCTGGAAAGAAATGTGAAGAAAATACATCAAAGATTTTAAAATTGCCTCCTAAGAGCAAGACTTCACCCAACAATATGGTAAGTGGGAAGACTGCTCCGGTTGCTGACATGACAAATAAGCTGAGCCCTGGAAGTTGCAGCAGGCGAGTCTCGAGTAGTGGAGATGAGAGTGACCGTGTTCTAAAAGAAATTTCACCTCAGCTTAATGAATGGGGAGGACCTCTTCAAGATGCTCAACAGGAACCAAACTGCCCAAG TGACAATTTTTCGGAGAGGCAGAGGAAGTGGAAGGAAGAGTTGGACCAAGAACTCGAGAGGCAAAGAG AGATGATGAGGCAAGCAGGTTATGGGAAAACATCTTCCCCAAAGGACGGATGGTTAGCTCGAAAGAGAGACCGTATACGATTTACCTCTTCGGGCAAATGA
- the LOC135605436 gene encoding protein STRUBBELIG-RECEPTOR FAMILY 8-like isoform X2, producing MGRTAVALTALFDLVVLLLLPAAVVVESATDSLDVQALGVLYASLNSPSQLSGWTPSGGDPCGDSWKGVSCSGSSVTAVQLSGLGLNGSLGYLLSDLLSLKTLDLSNNDIRETIPYQLPPNLTYLNLAGNNLSGNLPYSISAMASLNYLDLSFNNFTGDLPNSFGSLSNLLSLYLQNNQLTGPVNVLSNLSLSNLNIANNQFNGWIPQEFSSISDLEIGGNFFSNSLAPHPPPYMPPPPSRQHSTHNNTQESPNTPQGSEGKSISPDNASNKKKLTTGPLIGIVLGSTLGALCITLAVILLLRNVPKGKDHSINSRNDTGRSAVGGADKANEKEMQELRVKSSSATTPVPPSDTVIVEKLHGKNVPVKRPKIPITATSYTVASLQVATNSFSQDCLVGEGSLGRVYRAEFPNGKVLAVKKIDSAAISLQEEDNFLEAVSNMSRLRHPNIVPLSGYCVEHGQRILVHEYIGNGTLHDMLHFADYSSKRLSWNARVRVALGTARALEYLHEVCLPSVVHKNFKSTNILLDEELNPHLSDCGLAALTPNTERQVSTEVVGSFGYSAPEFAMSGVYTIKSDVYSFGVVMLELLTGRKPLDSSRVRSEQSLVRWATPQLHDIDALSKMVDTSLNGMYPAKSLSRFADIIALCVQPEPEFRPPMSEVVQQLVRLVQRASAVKRRSGDELGFSYRVPEQDSSMTDISF from the exons ATGGGTCGCACCGCGGTGGCATTGACGGCCCTGTTCGATCTGGTCGTTCTGCTACTCCTCCCCGCCGCTGTGGTGGTGGAATCAGCCACCGATTCGTTGGATG TTCAAGCTCTCGGCGTGTTGTATGCTTCTTTGAATAGCCCTTCGCAGCTTTCTGGGTGGACGCCGAGCGGCGGTGATCCGTGTGGCGACTCGTGGAAGGGGGTTTCTTGCTCTGGTTCATCCGTCACTGCCGT CCAGCTGTCGGGATTAGGGCTCAATGGTTCCCTGGGCTACCTCCTTTCAGATCTCTTGTCCTTGAAAACACT GGACTTGAGCAACAACGACATACGTGAGACCATTCCATATCAATTACCGCCAAACCTAACCTATCT GAACCTTGCTGGCAATAATCTTTCTGGGAACCTCCCATACTCTATATCTGCCATGGCTTCACTCAATTATCT GGATTTGTCTTTCAACAACTTTACTGGTGATCTTCCAAACTCTTTTGGCTCTCTGTCAAACCTTTTGAGTCT TTACTTGCAAAACAATCAATTGACTGGCCCAGTAAATGTTCTTTCAAATCTGAGCCTATCTAATCT AAATATTGCAAATAACCAGTTCAACGGCTGGATACCTCAGGAGTTCAGTTCAATTTCAGATCTTGA GATTGGAGGTAATTTCTTTTCTAACAGTCTGGCTCCACATCCACCACCATACATGCCGCCACCTCCAAGTAGACAGCACAGTACTCATAACAACACTCAGGAATCTCCAAATACACCACAGGGGTCTGAGGGTAAATCAATTTCTCCAGATAATGCAAGCAACAAGAAAAAATTGACTACAGGTCCACTGATAGGAATAGTTTTAGGCTCAACACTTGGTGCATTATGCATCACACTAGCTGTAATATTATTACTTCGCAATGTCCCAAAGGGCAAAGATCATAGTATAAATAGCAGGAATGATACTGGAAGGTCTGCTGTTGGTGGTGCAGATAAAG CGAATGAGAAAGAGATGCAAGAGCTGAGAGTGAAAAGTTCTTCCGCAACAACTCCAGTACCTCCTAGTGACACAGTGATAGTTGAAAAGTTACATGGCAAGAATGTGCCTGTAAAACGACCAAAAATCCCTATAACTGCAACATCATATACTGTTGCTTCTCTTCAGGTTGCAACAAATAGCTTTAGCCAGGATTGCCTTGTTGGCGAAGGTTCCCTTGGTCGGGTTTATCGAGCAGAGTTTCCAAATGGAAAG GTTTTGGCCGTTAAAAAGATTGACAGTGCAGCAATATCCTTACAAGAGGAGGATAATTTTCTTGAGGCTGTTTCAAATATGTCAAGACTTCGGCATCCAAACATTGTTCCACTTTCAGGCTACTGTGTTGAACATGGACAGCGGATTTTGGTTCACGAGTATATTGGAAATGGAACTCTACATGATATGTTGCACTTTGCTGATTATAGTAGCAAGAGGCTATCATGGAATGCACGTGTGAGAGTGGCACTTGGCACTGCTAGGGCTCTAGA GTACCTCCATGAAGTTTGCCTGCCTTCTGTAGTACACAAAAACTTCAAGTCCACCAATATTCTACTTGATGAAGAGCTTAATCCTCACTTATCAGACTGTGGCTTAGCTGCATTAACACCAAACACAGAGAGACAG GTTTCAACGGAGGTAGTTGGCTCCTTTGGTTACAGTGCTCCAGAATTTGCAATGTCTGGAGTGTATACTATAAAGAGTGATGTTTATAGTTTTGGAGTAGTGATGTTAGAGCTGCTGACTGGTCGGAAGCCACTGGATAG TTCTAGAGTGAGATCAGAGCAGTCCCTTGTCAGATGGGCGACTCCTCAACTCCATGATATTGATGCATTATCTAAGATGGTTGATACATCATTGAATGGAATGTACCCTGCAAAATCTCTTTCACGTTTTGCTGACATAATTGCTCTATGTGTTCAG CCGGAGCCAGAATTTCGACCGCCAATGTCTGAAGTCGTCCAACAACTAGTTCGGTTGGTGCAAAGGGCAAGTGCAGTCAAGAGGCGCTCAGGAGATGAGCTCGGATTTTCATACAGGGTGCCCGAGCAGGACTCCAGTATGACAGACATATCCTTCTAA
- the LOC135605436 gene encoding protein STRUBBELIG-RECEPTOR FAMILY 8-like isoform X1, with protein sequence MGRTAVALTALFDLVVLLLLPAAVVVESATDSLDVQALGVLYASLNSPSQLSGWTPSGGDPCGDSWKGVSCSGSSVTAVQLSGLGLNGSLGYLLSDLLSLKTLDLSNNDIRETIPYQLPPNLTYLNLAGNNLSGNLPYSISAMASLNYLNLSHNLLSQAVGDIFRNLQDLSELDLSFNNFTGDLPNSFGSLSNLLSLYLQNNQLTGPVNVLSNLSLSNLNIANNQFNGWIPQEFSSISDLEIGGNFFSNSLAPHPPPYMPPPPSRQHSTHNNTQESPNTPQGSEGKSISPDNASNKKKLTTGPLIGIVLGSTLGALCITLAVILLLRNVPKGKDHSINSRNDTGRSAVGGADKANEKEMQELRVKSSSATTPVPPSDTVIVEKLHGKNVPVKRPKIPITATSYTVASLQVATNSFSQDCLVGEGSLGRVYRAEFPNGKVLAVKKIDSAAISLQEEDNFLEAVSNMSRLRHPNIVPLSGYCVEHGQRILVHEYIGNGTLHDMLHFADYSSKRLSWNARVRVALGTARALEYLHEVCLPSVVHKNFKSTNILLDEELNPHLSDCGLAALTPNTERQVSTEVVGSFGYSAPEFAMSGVYTIKSDVYSFGVVMLELLTGRKPLDSSRVRSEQSLVRWATPQLHDIDALSKMVDTSLNGMYPAKSLSRFADIIALCVQPEPEFRPPMSEVVQQLVRLVQRASAVKRRSGDELGFSYRVPEQDSSMTDISF encoded by the exons ATGGGTCGCACCGCGGTGGCATTGACGGCCCTGTTCGATCTGGTCGTTCTGCTACTCCTCCCCGCCGCTGTGGTGGTGGAATCAGCCACCGATTCGTTGGATG TTCAAGCTCTCGGCGTGTTGTATGCTTCTTTGAATAGCCCTTCGCAGCTTTCTGGGTGGACGCCGAGCGGCGGTGATCCGTGTGGCGACTCGTGGAAGGGGGTTTCTTGCTCTGGTTCATCCGTCACTGCCGT CCAGCTGTCGGGATTAGGGCTCAATGGTTCCCTGGGCTACCTCCTTTCAGATCTCTTGTCCTTGAAAACACT GGACTTGAGCAACAACGACATACGTGAGACCATTCCATATCAATTACCGCCAAACCTAACCTATCT GAACCTTGCTGGCAATAATCTTTCTGGGAACCTCCCATACTCTATATCTGCCATGGCTTCACTCAATTATCT AAATCTCAGCCACAACTTACTATCTCAAGCAGTTGGTGATATCTTCAGAAATCTTCAGGATCTCTCTGAATT GGATTTGTCTTTCAACAACTTTACTGGTGATCTTCCAAACTCTTTTGGCTCTCTGTCAAACCTTTTGAGTCT TTACTTGCAAAACAATCAATTGACTGGCCCAGTAAATGTTCTTTCAAATCTGAGCCTATCTAATCT AAATATTGCAAATAACCAGTTCAACGGCTGGATACCTCAGGAGTTCAGTTCAATTTCAGATCTTGA GATTGGAGGTAATTTCTTTTCTAACAGTCTGGCTCCACATCCACCACCATACATGCCGCCACCTCCAAGTAGACAGCACAGTACTCATAACAACACTCAGGAATCTCCAAATACACCACAGGGGTCTGAGGGTAAATCAATTTCTCCAGATAATGCAAGCAACAAGAAAAAATTGACTACAGGTCCACTGATAGGAATAGTTTTAGGCTCAACACTTGGTGCATTATGCATCACACTAGCTGTAATATTATTACTTCGCAATGTCCCAAAGGGCAAAGATCATAGTATAAATAGCAGGAATGATACTGGAAGGTCTGCTGTTGGTGGTGCAGATAAAG CGAATGAGAAAGAGATGCAAGAGCTGAGAGTGAAAAGTTCTTCCGCAACAACTCCAGTACCTCCTAGTGACACAGTGATAGTTGAAAAGTTACATGGCAAGAATGTGCCTGTAAAACGACCAAAAATCCCTATAACTGCAACATCATATACTGTTGCTTCTCTTCAGGTTGCAACAAATAGCTTTAGCCAGGATTGCCTTGTTGGCGAAGGTTCCCTTGGTCGGGTTTATCGAGCAGAGTTTCCAAATGGAAAG GTTTTGGCCGTTAAAAAGATTGACAGTGCAGCAATATCCTTACAAGAGGAGGATAATTTTCTTGAGGCTGTTTCAAATATGTCAAGACTTCGGCATCCAAACATTGTTCCACTTTCAGGCTACTGTGTTGAACATGGACAGCGGATTTTGGTTCACGAGTATATTGGAAATGGAACTCTACATGATATGTTGCACTTTGCTGATTATAGTAGCAAGAGGCTATCATGGAATGCACGTGTGAGAGTGGCACTTGGCACTGCTAGGGCTCTAGA GTACCTCCATGAAGTTTGCCTGCCTTCTGTAGTACACAAAAACTTCAAGTCCACCAATATTCTACTTGATGAAGAGCTTAATCCTCACTTATCAGACTGTGGCTTAGCTGCATTAACACCAAACACAGAGAGACAG GTTTCAACGGAGGTAGTTGGCTCCTTTGGTTACAGTGCTCCAGAATTTGCAATGTCTGGAGTGTATACTATAAAGAGTGATGTTTATAGTTTTGGAGTAGTGATGTTAGAGCTGCTGACTGGTCGGAAGCCACTGGATAG TTCTAGAGTGAGATCAGAGCAGTCCCTTGTCAGATGGGCGACTCCTCAACTCCATGATATTGATGCATTATCTAAGATGGTTGATACATCATTGAATGGAATGTACCCTGCAAAATCTCTTTCACGTTTTGCTGACATAATTGCTCTATGTGTTCAG CCGGAGCCAGAATTTCGACCGCCAATGTCTGAAGTCGTCCAACAACTAGTTCGGTTGGTGCAAAGGGCAAGTGCAGTCAAGAGGCGCTCAGGAGATGAGCTCGGATTTTCATACAGGGTGCCCGAGCAGGACTCCAGTATGACAGACATATCCTTCTAA